Genomic window (Euhalothece natronophila Z-M001):
CCAAGGTAAATCATAATTGATTAAAACCCCACAGGTTTGTAAGTTTAACCCCTCACTGGCTGATTCGGTACAAATTAACAGTTTGATTTCTCTATCCCGAAAACTACGTTTAATCTCTTCTTTGGGAACAATCCGCCATTTTTGATCTTCGTAAATTTCCCCACCTCGTCCTGAATAACACCCTAATTGTGTTCCATAGAGTTGCTGTAAGGATTCTCGCAAATAGTCCATTGTGTCGGTGTATTGGGTGAAGATAAGAATGCTTTCGCGGTTTAGAAATTCTTGACTGAGGAGACTGATGAGAAATGATAGTTTGCTGTCTTCTCCTGTATTCTCAAACTGACGCAGTAACTCTTCTAAATACTCGATTTCTTTCGGGTCAACGGGTTCGGCTAAATATGATTCTAATCCAGAGATGACGGCATCATCTACTTCATCTAGT
Coding sequences:
- a CDS encoding helicase-related protein, with product MASVQELPLLNALDEVDDAVISGLESYLAEPVDPKEIEYLEELLRQFENTGEDSKLSFLISLLSQEFLNRESILIFTQYTDTMDYLRESLQQLYGTQLGCYSGRGGEIYEDQKWRIVPKEEIKRSFRDREIKLLICTESASEGLNLQTCGVLINYDLPWNPMRVEQRIGRLDRIGQQYSTVRIHNLYYDGTVEAKVYRRLRDRINLFQNVVGHVQPILAEVPTFIEKAVMSADPQEEDVLMAEFEQNFKKCPDGNGCR